One part of the Treponema peruense genome encodes these proteins:
- a CDS encoding PD-(D/E)XK nuclease family protein, protein MAKNLIEHIITRFIMEENCIFVFPTGASADLWADRATFISGTTAVAMERFIAWDDFKAASVKASVKDKTAAPSLMRSVFAANLIEENAQKPFLREVISQKYCTKAAGFTNWIAGILPSLGQWKKIRDKKGVSLAYDDEDRDYEEIYKRYSAFLDEHALFETAWQEPQFHEDGNRYFIFYPKSLMDYAEYSEILSQNCSVYSEDKPFCDDRSVTLVHLDENELKVQPAVNVYSDSRKELTQTAIKMRSLHEAQNVPWTQMALSVSDLETYSPYIEREFSIREIPFSIREGHPLSKTGAGSFFAQIRDCYDTNFSFDSIKHLLLNNQLPWINPAANTELIEFGKNNNCLCSFEYNGKKHDVWEDAFRKFNPKKEAPTELIKNLYGMLKEKLVPLANAKTFAQVKKAYFAFKEKFFDAQKFTVQADSIISRCISELEALVKLEEQFPDCTVPCAFNFFNDYLETVRYIPQGNSNGVTVYPYRPASTAPYEYHFVIDASQSSMSLGAIFKRMSFLSETKRAALNIEDIDPTNYYMTLYRISSGKECVFSVAEKTFTGYAFAHGFLKESKAELFEDTHTYKNIADGFDKWNKCVNKISEDSKAANLSELIRNKLFDEKSGRYRISQSAMTTFFTCPRLWLFKYILNTAPLNNETELVDDFTDGIINHNALEIYCNKLKELSLPVKTEENGLAPEYEKLLSESVDEALDKYETSNIARDLIKIKRKKYYDALKTAVIEFSRWFCDYEIAETEQQYWFAPEGKNYILNGRVDCVLKNTQTGEYTLVDYKTSSNSVPGAESLLYDSETSETLPDFQMPMYIELMENQDKKKRKQIENSVFFTIKDPAPTIVKGSVTNAFTNKTKECDKDFEPTMEVFRQCMDEYMERILAEDFEIDEKIQNYPVCTDRNCRKYRAICRRFFTVSGR, encoded by the coding sequence ATGGCAAAAAACTTAATTGAACACATAATCACTCGCTTTATAATGGAAGAAAACTGTATTTTTGTCTTTCCTACAGGAGCGTCGGCAGATCTTTGGGCAGACAGGGCAACTTTTATAAGCGGAACAACGGCTGTTGCAATGGAAAGATTCATTGCATGGGACGACTTTAAGGCCGCGTCGGTCAAAGCGTCGGTAAAAGACAAAACTGCGGCGCCATCGTTAATGCGTTCTGTTTTTGCAGCAAATTTAATAGAAGAAAATGCACAAAAACCTTTTTTAAGAGAAGTTATTTCGCAAAAATACTGCACTAAAGCGGCCGGCTTTACCAACTGGATTGCAGGTATTCTGCCGTCGCTTGGGCAATGGAAAAAAATACGTGATAAAAAAGGTGTCAGTCTTGCTTACGATGACGAAGACCGCGACTATGAAGAAATTTACAAAAGATATTCAGCCTTTCTTGATGAGCACGCTTTGTTTGAAACAGCCTGGCAGGAACCGCAGTTCCACGAAGACGGAAACCGCTATTTTATTTTTTACCCCAAAAGTCTTATGGACTACGCGGAATACAGCGAAATTCTTTCACAAAATTGCAGCGTATATTCAGAAGACAAACCTTTTTGCGACGATCGTTCTGTAACACTTGTGCATCTTGACGAAAACGAACTCAAGGTTCAACCTGCAGTAAATGTCTATTCAGATTCACGCAAGGAACTTACGCAGACTGCAATAAAAATGCGCAGCCTTCATGAAGCGCAGAATGTTCCGTGGACACAGATGGCACTGAGTGTAAGCGACCTCGAAACATATTCCCCCTATATAGAAAGAGAATTCAGCATAAGAGAAATTCCGTTCAGCATAAGAGAAGGACACCCTCTTTCAAAAACAGGCGCGGGCAGTTTTTTTGCACAAATCAGGGATTGTTACGACACCAACTTTTCGTTTGACAGCATAAAGCATCTTCTCTTAAACAACCAGCTGCCGTGGATAAACCCAGCCGCAAATACCGAACTTATTGAATTTGGCAAAAACAACAACTGTCTGTGCTCATTTGAATATAATGGAAAAAAACATGATGTCTGGGAAGATGCATTCAGAAAATTCAATCCTAAAAAAGAAGCACCCACTGAACTTATAAAAAATCTTTACGGAATGTTAAAGGAAAAACTTGTTCCGCTTGCAAATGCAAAAACTTTTGCGCAGGTAAAAAAAGCATACTTTGCCTTTAAGGAAAAATTCTTTGACGCACAGAAATTTACTGTCCAGGCAGACAGCATTATAAGCCGCTGTATTTCAGAACTTGAAGCGCTGGTAAAACTCGAAGAACAGTTTCCGGACTGCACTGTTCCGTGTGCATTCAATTTTTTTAATGACTATCTCGAAACAGTACGCTATATTCCGCAGGGAAATTCCAACGGCGTTACAGTTTACCCTTACCGTCCGGCGTCAACTGCCCCATACGAATACCATTTTGTAATTGACGCAAGCCAGAGTTCCATGTCACTGGGCGCAATTTTCAAACGCATGTCTTTTTTGAGCGAAACAAAACGCGCTGCACTTAATATAGAAGATATAGATCCAACAAATTACTACATGACGCTTTACAGAATTTCTTCTGGCAAAGAATGCGTATTTTCTGTTGCCGAAAAGACTTTTACAGGATACGCTTTTGCACACGGTTTTCTAAAAGAATCAAAGGCTGAACTTTTTGAAGACACACACACTTACAAAAATATTGCCGACGGTTTTGACAAATGGAACAAGTGCGTAAATAAAATTTCAGAAGACTCTAAAGCTGCAAATCTTTCTGAACTTATCCGGAACAAACTCTTTGACGAAAAATCGGGCCGCTACAGAATAAGCCAGAGCGCAATGACTACATTCTTTACCTGCCCGCGTCTGTGGCTTTTTAAATATATTCTAAACACGGCACCGCTCAATAACGAAACTGAACTTGTTGACGATTTTACAGACGGTATAATCAATCACAATGCTCTTGAAATTTACTGCAACAAATTAAAAGAACTTTCCCTTCCTGTAAAGACAGAAGAAAACGGCCTTGCTCCGGAATATGAAAAGCTTCTTTCTGAAAGTGTTGATGAAGCGCTTGATAAATATGAAACTTCAAATATTGCCCGCGATTTGATTAAAATAAAACGCAAGAAATATTATGACGCGCTCAAAACTGCCGTAATTGAATTTTCACGATGGTTTTGTGATTATGAAATTGCAGAAACTGAACAGCAATACTGGTTTGCACCCGAAGGAAAAAATTATATTCTCAACGGACGCGTGGACTGTGTTTTGAAAAATACGCAGACAGGAGAATATACTCTGGTTGACTACAAGACATCAAGCAATTCGGTACCGGGAGCAGAGTCGCTTTTGTATGATTCTGAAACATCAGAAACACTGCCCGACTTTCAGATGCCAATGTATATTGAATTAATGGAAAACCAAGACAAGAAAAAAAGAAAGCAGATTGAAAATTCTGTGTTTTTTACAATCAAAGATCCTGCACCGACTATTGTTAAAGGAAGCGTAACAAATGCTTTTACAAACAAAACAAAAGAGTGCGACAAAGATTTTGAGCCAACGATGGAAGTATTCAGACAATGTATGGACGAATACATGGAACGTATTCTGGCAGAAGATTTTGAAATTGACGAAAAGATTCAGAATTATCCGGTGTGCACTGACAGAAACTGCAGAAAATACAGGGCAATATGCCGCAGGTTCTTTACCGTAAGCGGAAGATAA
- a CDS encoding UvrD-helicase domain-containing protein, protein MAKELDKKQIQAKEIMRNSVVSAGAGSGKTTVLAERFCYLVTQKNIGVEQILTLTFTKKATVEMKSRIFTTLREAAQNGNDLAKKAVENFNNAQIMTLDSYCASVARQGAHLYGIKPDFTQDKDSAEDNILKTALPFLLKNRDNPAVRMLAEKYSFDAIAQKFFSDTVQKYSSVANPIDFKKDLLKQKDAAVTAWRKYSEAASDCVDRMREIYFELDKKRQELTTIAAIFAQLENYYEDTESGIPKVERPVINSEDIENGDTAKMQEYISSMAGFCSVKNTVKEFKETLSSLYAALKQLCSILNFVWGYSTAEKAAELLEEFQEAVNDTKRTTGILTFRDISELALKILTEQPKIRAEEKKRFKAIMIDEFQDNNELQRKMLFLLAQKESVNEEGPARAEDLCPEKLFFVGDEKQSIYKFRGADVSVFRKLKDTLKGEDGGGNLELTTNYRSDAELIHAFNTIFGGEVYNPNFTEQQKQDPGHIPSVFTPEAQAPENTPAYEALYSGVEILAEKTATFAEKKVKVHLIKKDDSKNEELLSAKESEAAWVASEIDRLVNVEKKYKASDIAILLKATSNQNIFERMLLQHSIPYSTETFKGIFGDGPVNDLFSYLSICVYPQDRNSYAKVLCSPFVNLSEEEAQNVLALNLDPFDDSARGAVNAESLSKWDNAAENFRKTVELSKIQPLTKTLSTLWYDLGYRYETLWNESVKMYSSLYDILFELARNSDLVPESLATFIDGIRTYQDETKKLQDIDIPLEQRDAVHIMTIHKSKGLQFPVVFVCDIEYEGQKEKNGEPVYMSPEFGLSVNTLPAPFCLKIDCGKIDAKRNYFYDTQKDVSQAQLSAELRRLAYVAFTRAEHELYITGCFEGRFSSSKKIEPFAYIPGKIPNSDDSTNQSLEFPRTIFTVLCPLFQYFSPERKPDISQLAPWNFESTECIDRSEIFEKTDSCKENTSDNKILAAKKMQEEIECATVTQKEDVPNIHISPSHIHIADDETSRADTEYFAEDAPFQEINEIVKSTETQGEAAFSFANFGTIAHLYMQNAIEGMQTEIPKSEITGLNGSKTKLAAIKKACEKMRDEFLKTELASCALASSWKRTEWAFRSRINTKEGERILKGTMDLVFKDKQGNYTIVDFKTNQSVAPEIYYSQLACYRQALLQITGGKAKIKCILYYLRFAKPVDITAECENTVIEDAVSEVI, encoded by the coding sequence ATGGCAAAAGAACTTGATAAAAAACAGATTCAGGCAAAAGAAATTATGCGCAACTCGGTAGTAAGTGCAGGTGCAGGTTCGGGTAAAACAACTGTACTTGCAGAAAGATTCTGCTACCTGGTAACGCAAAAAAATATAGGCGTTGAACAGATTCTGACTCTTACTTTTACAAAAAAAGCAACTGTAGAAATGAAAAGCAGAATTTTTACTACGCTCCGAGAAGCCGCACAAAACGGAAACGATCTTGCAAAAAAAGCAGTAGAAAATTTCAACAACGCGCAGATTATGACACTGGACAGTTACTGCGCGTCGGTTGCAAGACAGGGTGCACACCTTTACGGAATAAAACCAGACTTTACGCAGGACAAAGACAGCGCAGAAGACAACATTCTTAAGACTGCACTTCCGTTTCTTCTTAAAAACCGCGATAATCCGGCAGTACGCATGCTGGCAGAAAAATACAGCTTTGATGCAATTGCACAGAAGTTTTTTTCTGACACGGTACAAAAATATTCGTCAGTTGCAAACCCGATTGATTTCAAAAAAGATCTGTTAAAACAAAAAGACGCTGCCGTCACTGCATGGAGAAAATATTCCGAAGCAGCATCTGATTGCGTTGACAGAATGAGGGAAATTTATTTTGAGCTAGACAAAAAAAGACAGGAGCTTACAACCATAGCCGCAATATTTGCACAGCTCGAAAATTATTACGAGGACACAGAAAGCGGTATTCCAAAAGTTGAACGACCGGTGATTAACAGCGAAGATATAGAAAACGGTGACACTGCAAAAATGCAGGAATACATTTCTTCTATGGCAGGATTCTGTTCAGTTAAAAACACTGTCAAAGAATTCAAAGAAACATTGTCTTCACTTTATGCCGCGCTCAAACAGTTGTGTTCCATTTTGAATTTTGTCTGGGGTTATTCTACTGCAGAAAAAGCAGCTGAACTTCTTGAAGAATTTCAGGAAGCAGTAAACGACACAAAGCGCACTACGGGAATTCTTACCTTCCGCGACATTTCTGAACTTGCGCTCAAAATTCTTACCGAACAGCCAAAAATCCGCGCCGAAGAAAAAAAACGTTTCAAGGCAATTATGATTGATGAGTTCCAGGACAACAACGAACTGCAGAGAAAAATGCTGTTTCTTCTTGCGCAAAAAGAAAGTGTCAACGAAGAAGGTCCGGCGCGTGCAGAAGATCTTTGTCCCGAAAAATTGTTTTTTGTAGGGGACGAAAAGCAGAGTATCTATAAATTCCGCGGGGCAGATGTTTCTGTCTTCAGAAAATTAAAGGACACGCTTAAAGGAGAAGACGGCGGCGGCAACCTTGAGCTTACAACAAACTACCGTTCCGACGCAGAACTCATACACGCCTTTAATACAATATTCGGAGGTGAAGTTTACAATCCGAATTTTACTGAACAACAGAAACAGGATCCGGGACACATTCCTTCTGTCTTTACGCCGGAAGCCCAAGCACCTGAAAACACGCCTGCTTACGAAGCGCTTTATTCCGGCGTAGAAATTCTTGCAGAGAAAACCGCCACGTTTGCAGAAAAAAAAGTAAAGGTTCACTTGATAAAAAAAGACGACAGCAAAAACGAAGAACTTTTGAGCGCAAAAGAAAGTGAAGCCGCATGGGTTGCTTCTGAAATTGACAGACTCGTCAATGTAGAAAAAAAATACAAAGCTTCTGATATTGCAATTCTTTTGAAAGCAACTTCAAACCAGAATATTTTTGAACGCATGCTTTTACAGCATTCCATTCCATATTCAACAGAAACATTCAAGGGAATTTTCGGAGACGGACCTGTAAACGATTTATTTTCTTATCTGAGCATCTGCGTTTACCCGCAGGACAGAAACTCTTATGCAAAGGTTTTGTGCTCGCCGTTCGTAAACTTAAGCGAAGAAGAAGCGCAGAATGTTCTTGCACTGAATCTGGACCCGTTCGATGACAGCGCGAGGGGGGCAGTAAATGCCGAAAGTCTTTCCAAGTGGGACAATGCTGCAGAAAATTTCCGCAAAACAGTGGAACTTTCAAAAATCCAGCCGCTCACAAAAACGCTCAGTACGCTCTGGTACGATCTTGGCTACAGGTACGAAACGCTCTGGAACGAAAGCGTAAAAATGTACAGTTCACTCTATGATATTCTTTTTGAACTGGCACGCAATTCAGACCTTGTACCCGAAAGCCTCGCTACCTTTATTGACGGTATACGCACATACCAGGACGAAACAAAAAAACTTCAGGACATTGATATTCCACTTGAACAAAGAGATGCCGTTCACATAATGACAATTCACAAAAGCAAGGGACTGCAGTTTCCCGTTGTATTTGTATGCGACATTGAATATGAAGGACAAAAAGAAAAAAACGGGGAGCCTGTTTACATGAGTCCTGAATTCGGTCTTTCTGTAAATACTTTGCCAGCTCCGTTCTGTTTAAAAATTGACTGCGGCAAAATAGATGCAAAAAGAAATTATTTTTACGATACGCAAAAAGACGTTTCGCAGGCGCAGCTAAGTGCAGAACTCAGAAGACTTGCCTATGTTGCCTTTACACGCGCAGAGCATGAACTTTACATAACGGGCTGCTTTGAAGGAAGGTTTTCGTCTTCAAAAAAAATTGAACCATTCGCATATATTCCGGGAAAGATTCCCAACAGCGATGACAGTACAAACCAGAGTCTGGAGTTTCCAAGAACAATTTTTACTGTCCTTTGCCCGCTCTTCCAGTACTTTAGTCCGGAACGCAAACCCGATATTTCACAACTTGCGCCCTGGAATTTTGAATCAACAGAATGCATTGACCGCAGTGAAATTTTTGAAAAGACAGATTCCTGCAAAGAAAACACCAGCGACAATAAAATTCTTGCCGCAAAAAAAATGCAGGAAGAAATAGAGTGTGCAACAGTTACACAAAAAGAAGATGTACCAAACATACATATTTCGCCGAGCCACATTCACATTGCAGATGACGAAACTTCCCGTGCAGACACAGAGTATTTTGCAGAAGATGCGCCCTTCCAGGAAATAAATGAAATAGTCAAATCAACAGAAACACAAGGAGAAGCGGCATTCTCTTTTGCAAACTTCGGAACAATCGCCCACCTTTACATGCAGAATGCAATAGAAGGAATGCAGACAGAGATTCCGAAGTCAGAAATTACCGGGCTTAACGGAAGCAAAACAAAACTTGCTGCCATAAAGAAAGCCTGCGAAAAAATGCGCGATGAGTTTTTAAAAACAGAACTGGCATCTTGTGCACTAGCGTCTTCCTGGAAAAGAACAGAATGGGCATTCAGAAGCAGAATAAATACAAAGGAAGGTGAACGCATTCTTAAGGGAACAATGGACCTTGTCTTTAAAGACAAACAGGGAAACTACACGATTGTGGACTTCAAGACAAACCAGTCTGTTGCACCCGAGATTTATTATTCACAGCTGGCGTGTTACCGTCAGGCACTTTTGCAGATAACAGGCGGCAAAGCAAAAATCAAATGCATCTTATATTACCTGAGATTTGCAAAACCTGTGGACATAACTGCAGAATGTGAAAACACAGTTATAGAAGATGCCGTTTCGGAGGTAATATAA
- a CDS encoding type II toxin-antitoxin system RelB/DinJ family antitoxin, with product MQSKTVTVTFRTEPEVKERAENIFNSIGLTLSSAIEMFLHQTVNTNRYPCSLDTGVTSNIEDTSNTYPPGFFSLFGCNPQDELVVPEELPFSFDSPRETL from the coding sequence ATGCAGTCAAAAACTGTTACTGTAACATTTAGAACTGAGCCAGAAGTAAAAGAACGTGCAGAAAATATATTTAATTCTATAGGATTAACGCTATCATCTGCAATAGAAATGTTTTTACATCAAACTGTAAACACAAACCGATATCCGTGTTCTTTGGATACTGGTGTTACTTCAAATATTGAAGATACCAGCAATACTTATCCGCCGGGATTTTTTTCTTTATTTGGTTGTAATCCGCAGGATGAACTTGTAGTTCCTGAAGAACTGCCTTTTTCGTTTGATTCTCCAAGGGAAACTTTATGA
- a CDS encoding Fic family protein, whose amino-acid sequence MLYNLPIAWYNLAMGCIKYISIEETAKKWCISERSVRNYCSLGRVPGAVLDGKTWKIPSTSKKPERAVRHAVKKELLLEVLKREKDSALRGGIYHKIQIDLTYNSNHIEGSKLSHDQTRFIFETKTLGITKDSVKIDDIIETANHFRCIDLIIESAKSRLTESLIKQLHFILKSGTSDCQKIWFKVGGYKMLENEVGGQNTAKPAEVAGRIKTLLLDYNSKKEINLDDILDFHVQFESIHPFQDGNGRVGRLIMFKECLKHNIVPFIITDELKLFYYRGLREWKNERGFLRDTCLTAQDFMKETLGNLGIEY is encoded by the coding sequence ATGCTTTATAATTTGCCGATAGCATGGTATAATCTTGCCATGGGATGCATAAAATATATTTCCATAGAAGAAACTGCAAAAAAATGGTGTATTTCAGAACGTAGTGTCCGCAACTACTGTTCGCTTGGGCGTGTTCCGGGTGCTGTTCTTGATGGCAAAACCTGGAAAATTCCTTCAACGTCAAAAAAACCCGAAAGGGCAGTCCGTCACGCTGTAAAAAAAGAACTGCTTCTTGAAGTTCTTAAAAGAGAAAAAGATTCAGCTCTTAGAGGCGGAATTTACCATAAAATTCAGATTGATCTTACATACAATTCAAATCACATTGAAGGATCAAAACTGAGCCACGATCAGACTCGCTTTATTTTTGAAACAAAAACTCTTGGTATAACAAAAGACAGTGTAAAGATAGATGATATTATTGAAACTGCAAATCACTTTCGCTGTATAGATCTGATTATCGAAAGTGCAAAATCCAGACTGACCGAAAGTTTAATAAAACAGCTTCATTTTATTTTAAAGTCAGGAACTTCTGACTGCCAGAAAATATGGTTTAAGGTTGGCGGATATAAAATGCTTGAAAATGAAGTAGGCGGTCAGAATACTGCAAAACCAGCTGAAGTGGCCGGCAGAATCAAGACTTTACTTTTGGATTATAATTCAAAAAAAGAAATTAACCTTGATGATATTCTTGATTTTCATGTTCAATTTGAATCAATTCATCCTTTTCAGGACGGCAACGGTCGTGTAGGACGCCTTATTATGTTCAAAGAATGCCTGAAACACAACATCGTTCCTTTTATAATTACAGATGAATTAAAGCTGTTCTATTACAGGGGATTGCGGGAATGGAAAAATGAACGTGGTTTTCTGCGTGATACCTGCCTGACAGCACAGGATTTTATGAAAGAAACTCTGGGTAACCTGGGAATTGAATATTAA
- a CDS encoding glycosyltransferase family 2 protein — MFFSKKTAPFVSVCIPVYKTEGVLLRCLESVAAQDFDAIEIIVVDDCSPGKDERGRSCKSIAAAFKKQCKIPLVYIRHERNKGLLEARRTAVFEASGTYIMCLDSDDCLLPGAVRSLYSAALESKADIVQGRANVFSEGSASEQRIQSVKEKMKVHEGILSGKEIVSDWLLSREHSCFLWGRLVSRECYLNALECIPPVWCTMAEDVLQYFFIALKADSYCGINAAVYDYCVDHGISSCTKIEDLARWEKVCSASSVFTVIFSYLDEHPSAVSESVLIELKKMCLWYVKNNLEQLNATVSEELKPAALEKMYDYWGRSLVEEVQFSDSIQSS; from the coding sequence ATGTTCTTTTCTAAAAAAACGGCGCCCTTTGTTTCTGTATGCATACCCGTTTACAAAACAGAGGGCGTTCTTTTGCGCTGTCTTGAAAGTGTTGCCGCGCAGGATTTTGACGCAATCGAAATTATCGTTGTAGATGACTGCAGTCCCGGCAAAGATGAGCGCGGCCGTTCCTGTAAAAGTATTGCTGCTGCTTTTAAAAAACAGTGCAAGATTCCGCTTGTGTATATAAGGCATGAGCGCAACAAAGGTCTTTTGGAAGCAAGGCGCACGGCTGTTTTTGAAGCATCGGGAACGTACATAATGTGCCTTGACAGCGATGACTGTCTTTTGCCCGGTGCAGTACGCTCTTTGTACAGCGCGGCTCTCGAGTCCAAAGCAGATATTGTTCAGGGCAGGGCAAATGTTTTTTCAGAAGGCAGTGCTTCGGAGCAGCGTATTCAATCTGTAAAAGAAAAAATGAAAGTTCACGAAGGCATTCTTTCTGGCAAAGAAATTGTGTCTGACTGGCTTTTATCGCGGGAACATTCTTGTTTTTTGTGGGGACGGCTTGTTTCCCGCGAATGTTATCTTAACGCGCTGGAATGTATTCCGCCTGTGTGGTGTACAATGGCCGAAGACGTTCTGCAGTATTTTTTTATTGCGCTCAAGGCAGACTCTTACTGCGGAATAAATGCTGCGGTTTACGATTACTGTGTTGACCATGGCATTTCTTCATGCACAAAAATAGAAGACTTGGCGCGCTGGGAAAAAGTATGTTCTGCCTCTTCTGTGTTTACTGTAATTTTTTCTTATCTTGACGAACACCCGTCGGCAGTTTCTGAAAGCGTGCTTATTGAATTAAAAAAAATGTGTCTCTGGTATGTAAAAAACAATCTGGAGCAGCTTAACGCCACCGTTTCAGAAGAACTAAAACCCGCTGCCCTCGAAAAAATGTACGACTACTGGGGCCGCAGCCTGGTAGAAGAAGTACAGTTTTCTGATAGCATACAGTCATCTTGA
- a CDS encoding acetate kinase, which translates to MVILTLNCGSSSAKYQVYDWDNKDVLANGVVERIGIDGSGITHKAKGNKTEIKSPCPTHKEAIELILKTITDKEIGVIPDMSVIKAVGHRVLHGGDKFTKSVLITPEVLDTFRSVIDLGPLHMPANIMGIEAAQKVMPDVPHCAVMDTAWHQTMPEETFMYAIPREWYTKYHARRYGFHGTSFLYTAKRASVLLHKAPKDTNLIICHIGNGSSMCAVKNGQCYDTTMGITPLEGLVMGTRSGDIDPALPFYIMRKTGMTADEMDTALNKKSGCLGITGRFSDRRDIEIAAAEGDKQCQLCIEMEALRIKKYIGAFMAELGHVDAIVFTAGVGERGPITRFKACSGLEKYGIKIDAQKNDWSFTGNAETCISADDSETKIFVIPTDEELVMTEDAYALMKGTYDVHTNFTYSFQDPSYVNKAREEGLKKDLEKRPHLADVIVRP; encoded by the coding sequence ATGGTAATCCTTACTTTGAACTGCGGATCTTCTTCCGCTAAGTATCAGGTTTACGACTGGGACAACAAAGATGTTCTGGCCAATGGTGTCGTCGAAAGAATAGGAATCGACGGTTCAGGAATCACACACAAGGCAAAGGGAAACAAAACAGAAATCAAAAGTCCCTGCCCTACACACAAGGAAGCAATTGAGCTTATACTCAAGACAATCACCGACAAGGAAATCGGCGTTATTCCGGATATGTCTGTAATCAAGGCTGTAGGACACCGCGTTCTTCACGGAGGAGACAAATTCACAAAATCAGTTCTTATTACTCCCGAAGTTCTTGATACATTCCGTTCAGTAATTGACCTTGGACCACTCCACATGCCGGCAAACATTATGGGAATTGAAGCTGCACAGAAAGTAATGCCAGATGTTCCTCACTGCGCAGTTATGGACACAGCCTGGCACCAGACAATGCCCGAAGAAACATTTATGTATGCAATTCCACGCGAATGGTATACAAAGTACCACGCACGCCGCTACGGTTTCCACGGAACATCTTTCCTTTACACCGCAAAGCGCGCTTCTGTTCTTTTACACAAAGCTCCAAAAGATACAAATTTAATTATCTGCCACATCGGAAACGGTTCTTCAATGTGCGCTGTAAAAAACGGTCAGTGCTATGACACAACAATGGGAATTACACCGCTTGAAGGCCTTGTAATGGGAACACGCTCAGGTGACATTGACCCGGCACTTCCTTTCTACATCATGCGCAAAACCGGAATGACTGCAGACGAAATGGACACTGCCCTTAACAAAAAGAGCGGATGTCTTGGAATTACAGGAAGATTTTCTGACCGTCGCGATATAGAAATTGCCGCTGCCGAAGGCGACAAACAGTGCCAGCTTTGTATAGAAATGGAAGCGCTCAGAATCAAAAAATACATTGGAGCTTTTATGGCAGAACTTGGCCATGTAGATGCAATCGTATTTACAGCCGGTGTTGGTGAGCGCGGACCTATTACAAGATTCAAGGCATGCAGCGGACTCGAAAAGTACGGCATTAAGATTGATGCACAGAAGAATGACTGGTCATTTACAGGAAATGCCGAAACCTGCATAAGCGCAGACGACAGCGAAACAAAGATTTTTGTTATTCCTACAGACGAAGAGCTTGTAATGACAGAAGACGCATATGCCCTAATGAAGGGAACATACGACGTTCACACAAACTTTACATACAGCTTCCAGGATCCTTCTTACGTAAACAAGGCAAGAGAAGAAGGTCTTAAAAAGGACCTGGAAAAACGCCCGCACCTCGCAGACGTAATCGTCCGTCCGTAA